One window of the Sander lucioperca isolate FBNREF2018 chromosome 5, SLUC_FBN_1.2, whole genome shotgun sequence genome contains the following:
- the LOC116050791 gene encoding succinate receptor 1-like: MATLNTQATSNYSLVPPCTNIPDMLLRYYLSPSYGIEFCIGFPGNFVVVLGYIFCLQQWQSCNIYLFSLAVSDLIFLCTLPRLAYLYANNQSETSPHACIINRYVLHVNLYSSILFMVLLSMDRFLLIRYPTRNHYLLRPRSALIITGLSWLAVNVEIAPMISLMIDDLQGGNWSRCRDFASLEGNINTLGYSLGLTLIGYLLPVLGLCFFSYQIAHLLRVQERAVQNRTTSYKRPLRVVVMAAVLFLVLYTPFHVLRNVRIASNEAWAGLCTKMYIQGLYILTRPWAYLHSVVGPVFYFLMGDKFRELLFAKLRKLGRKTEQQRGPD, encoded by the exons ATGGCCACACTCAATACTCAGGCTACCAGCAACTACAGCTTG GTGCCACCTTGTACAAACATCCCTGACATGCTCCTGCGGTACTACCTGTCACCGTCTTATGGCATTGAGTTCTGCATTGGTTTTCCTGGCAACTTTGTGGTTGTACTTGGTTACATATTTTGCTTGCAGCAGTGGCAGAGCTGCAACATTTACCTCTTCAGCCTGGCAGTCTCCGACCTAATTTTCCTCTGCACGCTGCCACGTCTCGCGTACCTCTATgcaaacaaccaatcagagaccaGTCCCCATGCTTGCATTATCAACCGCTATGTACTCCATGTAAATCTTTACTCTTCCATCCTGTTTATGGTTTTGCTAAGCATGGACCGCTTCCTGCTCATAAGATATCCAACACGGAACCATTACCTGCTGAGACCACGATCAGCCTTGATCATAACAGGGCTGAGCTGGCTAGCTGTCAATGTGGAAATTGCTCCAATGATATCACTGATGATCGATGACCTCCAGGGTGGAAACTGGAGTCGCTGCAGGGATTTTGCCAGCTTGGAAGGAAACATCAATACATTGGGCTACAGCCTGGGACTAACCCTGATTGGTTACCTTCTCCCTGTGCTTGGACTTTGTTTTTTCTCCTACCAAATTGCACATCTGCTCCGTGTCCAGGAAAGGGCTGTCCAGAACAGGACAACATCATACAAGCGGCCTTTGAGGGTTGTTGTAATGGCTGCAGTACTTTTTCTAGTTCTCTACACTCCATTCCATGTGCTGAGAAATGTCAGAATAGCATCTAATGAGGCCTGGGCAGGGCTTTGTACAAAGATGTACATACAGGGCCTGTACATCCTGACCCGACCGTGGGCCTATTTGCACAGTGTCGTCGGCCCTGTCTTCTACTTCCTCATGGGTGACAAGTTCAGAGAGCTCCTATTCGCCAAGCTCAGAAAGCTGGGCAGAAAAACAGAGCAGCAAAGAGGGCCAGACTGA